A DNA window from Capnocytophaga sp. ARDL2 contains the following coding sequences:
- the acs gene encoding acetate--CoA ligase, whose product MSYFKIADLEQYFKHTKKAVREPRKFWGKMAEEAFLWYQAPERVFEFDFTNGDIKWFMGGKLNITKNCIDRYVARKGDKNAIIFESNNPDEPTQFISYNDLYQRVCKTANVLKSLGIEKGDRVCLYLPMIPELAIAMLACARIGAIHSVIFAGFSDAAARRRIEDCGAKLVITADGGFRGDKTIKLKEVIDKAINGLDCVEKVLVVKRTNQDIPFQAEKDVWFDELYANASEECNPEIMDAEDPLFILYTSGSTGKPKGMVHTTGGYMVQTAYTFANVFDYKEEDIFWCTADLGWITGHSYMLYGALLNGATTVIHEGIPTYPTPSRYWDIIDKHKVTHFYTAPTAIRSLMTNDYSYITSHDLSSLRVLGSVGEPINEEAWHWFNDFVGKKRCPIMDTWWQTETGAILIAPLAFKTPTKPTYATLPLPGTQAVLLDEHGEEIEDFQQMGNLCIKHPWPSMARTIWGDHKRYVETYFSTFPGYYFTGDNALRDEVGYYRIVGRTDDVIIVSGHNLGTAPIEDAINQHPAVAESAIVGYPHEIKGNTMYGFISLKVEGNYRDRDNLKKEINQLIADHYGPIGKLDKIQFVDDLPKTRSGKILRRMLRAIANNQENNLGDTSTMINPEILKKIIEEKL is encoded by the coding sequence ATGAGTTATTTTAAAATAGCAGATTTAGAACAATATTTTAAGCATACTAAAAAAGCCGTTAGAGAACCAAGAAAATTTTGGGGAAAAATGGCGGAGGAGGCTTTTCTGTGGTATCAAGCTCCTGAGCGTGTTTTTGAATTTGATTTTACAAATGGGGACATCAAATGGTTTATGGGAGGTAAATTAAATATTACCAAAAACTGTATAGACCGTTATGTTGCGAGAAAAGGAGATAAAAATGCTATCATTTTTGAATCTAACAATCCTGATGAACCTACACAATTTATTTCGTATAACGATTTATACCAACGCGTGTGTAAAACTGCCAATGTGTTGAAATCATTGGGAATCGAAAAAGGCGATCGCGTGTGTTTGTATCTGCCGATGATTCCAGAATTGGCAATAGCAATGTTGGCTTGTGCAAGAATTGGAGCTATTCACTCTGTGATTTTTGCAGGATTTTCAGACGCAGCCGCTCGTAGAAGAATTGAAGATTGTGGTGCAAAATTGGTCATTACTGCCGATGGTGGTTTTAGAGGAGATAAAACCATCAAGCTCAAAGAAGTAATAGATAAAGCCATCAACGGATTGGATTGTGTAGAAAAAGTATTGGTGGTAAAACGCACCAATCAAGACATACCTTTTCAAGCAGAAAAAGATGTGTGGTTTGATGAGTTGTATGCCAATGCCTCGGAGGAATGCAATCCTGAAATTATGGATGCAGAAGACCCATTGTTTATCCTTTATACTTCTGGTTCGACCGGAAAACCAAAGGGAATGGTGCATACAACAGGTGGATATATGGTGCAAACTGCCTATACATTTGCCAATGTTTTTGACTATAAAGAAGAAGATATTTTTTGGTGTACCGCCGATTTAGGTTGGATTACAGGACATTCGTATATGTTGTACGGAGCTTTGCTCAATGGGGCAACGACGGTAATTCACGAGGGAATTCCAACGTATCCTACCCCATCTCGTTATTGGGATATTATTGACAAACATAAAGTTACGCATTTTTATACCGCACCAACAGCCATTCGCTCGTTGATGACCAATGATTATTCATATATTACTTCGCACGATTTATCGTCTTTGAGAGTATTGGGAAGTGTAGGAGAACCTATCAACGAAGAAGCGTGGCACTGGTTCAATGATTTTGTAGGAAAAAAACGATGTCCGATTATGGATACATGGTGGCAAACGGAAACAGGAGCGATTTTGATTGCACCATTGGCGTTTAAAACTCCAACAAAACCAACCTATGCAACTTTACCGTTGCCTGGAACTCAGGCAGTATTACTTGATGAACATGGAGAGGAAATAGAAGATTTTCAACAAATGGGGAATTTGTGCATCAAACACCCTTGGCCATCTATGGCTCGTACGATTTGGGGCGATCACAAACGCTATGTAGAAACCTATTTTTCTACATTCCCAGGCTATTATTTCACAGGAGATAATGCTTTGAGAGACGAAGTTGGTTATTATAGAATTGTAGGTCGTACAGATGATGTGATTATTGTTTCGGGACACAACCTCGGCACTGCTCCCATCGAAGATGCTATCAATCAGCATCCGGCAGTGGCAGAATCGGCAATTGTAGGGTATCCGCACGAAATCAAAGGAAATACGATGTATGGATTTATTTCTTTGAAAGTAGAAGGAAACTATCGAGACAGAGACAATTTGAAAAAAGAAATTAATCAATTGATCGCCGACCATTATGGACCTATAGGAAAATTGGACAAAATTCAATTTGTGGATGATTTACCAAAAACGCGTTCAGGAAAAATATTGCGTCGTATGTTGAGAGCTATTGCCAATAATCAAGAGAATAATTTAGGCGATACTTCTACAATGATCAATCCTGAAATTTTGAAGAAAATTATTGAAGAGAAATTGTAA
- the gyrB gene encoding DNA topoisomerase (ATP-hydrolyzing) subunit B → MSEEIKKSSYSADSIQALEGMEHVRMRPSMYIGDVGVRGLHHLVYEVVDNSIDEALAGYCNSIQVTINVDNSITVKDNGRGIPVDIHKKEGVSALEVVMTKIGAGGKFDKDSYKVSGGLHGVGVSCVNALSDHLRAEVHRDGKIWEQEYERGKAIYPARAIGETNATGTSVTFKPDGTIFTQTLEYNYDTLAARLRELSYLNKGITITLTDLREIDENGNSKSETFHSKDGLKEYVKFLDGNRTPIISHVISMENDKGEIPVEVALIYNDSYSENIFSYVNNINTHEGGTHLQGFRMGLTRTLKKYADQSGLLDKLKFEITGDDFREGLTAIVSVKVMEPQFEGQTKTKLGNREVVSPVSQAVADMLEAYLEENPADAKTIVQKVILAAQARHAAKKAREMVQRKTVMSGGGLPGKLADCSEQDPERCEIFFVEGDSAGGTAKSGRDRNFQAIMPLRGKILNVEKAMHHKVFENEEIRNIFTALGVTIGTEEDAKALNLSKLRYHKVIIMCDADVDGSHIATLILTFFFRYMRELIENGYVYIATPPLYMVKKGNNKAYAWNDEQRQELMNSMGAGATVQRYKGLGEMNAEQLWDTTMDPKYRTLRQITINNAADADYVFSMLMGDDVPPRREFIEKNAIYANIDA, encoded by the coding sequence ATGAGTGAAGAAATAAAGAAAAGCTCTTATTCTGCCGATAGTATTCAGGCATTGGAGGGAATGGAGCATGTGAGAATGCGTCCTTCGATGTATATTGGTGATGTAGGAGTAAGAGGTTTACACCATTTGGTATATGAGGTAGTTGACAACTCTATTGATGAGGCATTGGCTGGGTATTGTAACTCTATACAAGTTACTATCAATGTTGACAATTCTATCACAGTAAAAGATAATGGTCGTGGTATTCCGGTAGATATTCACAAAAAAGAAGGAGTTTCTGCCTTGGAGGTGGTTATGACCAAAATTGGTGCAGGTGGTAAATTTGACAAAGATTCATATAAGGTTTCTGGAGGTCTTCACGGTGTGGGGGTGTCGTGTGTAAACGCACTTTCTGATCACTTGCGTGCAGAGGTTCACAGAGATGGTAAAATCTGGGAACAAGAATACGAAAGAGGTAAAGCGATTTATCCTGCTCGTGCTATTGGTGAAACAAATGCTACGGGTACAAGTGTTACTTTCAAACCCGATGGGACGATTTTTACTCAAACTTTGGAATACAACTACGATACATTGGCGGCTCGTTTGAGAGAATTGTCGTATTTGAACAAAGGAATTACTATTACTTTGACAGATTTGCGTGAAATCGATGAAAACGGAAATTCAAAATCGGAAACTTTCCATTCAAAAGATGGTTTGAAAGAATATGTGAAATTTTTAGACGGAAATCGTACGCCTATTATTTCGCATGTAATCAGTATGGAAAATGACAAAGGTGAAATCCCAGTGGAAGTTGCCTTGATTTACAACGATAGTTATTCGGAAAATATTTTTTCGTATGTAAACAATATCAACACACATGAAGGTGGAACGCATTTACAAGGTTTTAGAATGGGATTGACCCGTACCTTGAAAAAGTATGCCGACCAAAGTGGTTTATTGGACAAATTGAAATTTGAAATCACAGGAGACGACTTTAGAGAAGGATTAACGGCTATTGTTTCTGTAAAAGTTATGGAGCCTCAATTTGAAGGACAAACCAAAACAAAATTAGGAAACAGAGAAGTGGTTTCTCCTGTATCTCAAGCGGTTGCTGATATGTTGGAGGCTTATTTGGAAGAAAATCCAGCAGATGCAAAAACCATTGTTCAAAAGGTGATTTTGGCTGCTCAGGCTCGTCACGCTGCGAAAAAAGCTCGTGAAATGGTACAGAGAAAAACCGTAATGAGCGGTGGAGGATTGCCAGGAAAATTAGCAGACTGTTCGGAGCAAGATCCAGAAAGATGTGAAATCTTCTTCGTCGAGGGAGACTCGGCGGGGGGTACTGCCAAATCGGGGCGAGATAGAAATTTCCAAGCAATTATGCCTTTGAGAGGTAAAATCTTGAATGTGGAAAAAGCTATGCACCACAAAGTGTTTGAAAACGAAGAGATTAGAAATATTTTTACAGCTCTTGGTGTTACCATCGGTACTGAAGAAGATGCTAAAGCCTTGAATTTGTCAAAATTGCGTTATCATAAAGTAATCATCATGTGTGATGCCGATGTGGACGGTAGCCACATCGCAACATTGATTTTGACTTTCTTTTTTCGTTATATGCGAGAATTAATCGAAAACGGTTATGTATATATAGCAACGCCACCTTTGTATATGGTGAAAAAAGGAAATAACAAAGCCTACGCTTGGAACGACGAGCAACGCCAAGAATTGATGAACAGTATGGGAGCAGGTGCTACAGTGCAGCGATACAAAGGTTTGGGAGAGATGAACGCAGAACAACTTTGGGATACTACAATGGATCCTAAATACCGTACACTACGCCAAATCACAATAAACAATGCAGCTGATGCGGATTATGTGTTCTCTATGTTGATGGGTGATGATGTACCACCTCGTAGAGAGTTTATCGAGAAAAATGCTATTTATGCAAATATTGATGCATAA
- the ligA gene encoding NAD-dependent DNA ligase LigA — protein sequence MTIQEKINQLRSELNEHNYKYYILDTPEISDYEFDMKLKELQELEAKHPEFFDENSPTQRVGGGITKNFETITHQQRMYSLDNAYSFEELNDWENRLQKLLGDVPLEFMCELKYDGASISISYENGKLVRAVTRGDGFQGDDVTTNIKTIKTVPLVLKGDFPEKFDIRGEIILPIAGFNEMNEKLIALGEQPYSNPRNTASGSLKLQNSSEVARRPLECLLYSIVGANQAFESQEQSLNAAKSFGFRVPSQSKIAKNLQEVFDFINYWDTHRHDLPYETDGVVIKVNRLDFQEELGYTAKSPRWAIAYKFKAEQAESVLESISYQVGRTGAITPVANLSPVQLAGTIVKRASLHNADQIEKLDLRIGDAVFVEKGGEIIPKIVGINIEKRAENSQPLKYITHCPECNAPLERKAGEALHYCTNEANCPPQIVGKIEHFIGRKAMDIEGLGGETVQQLYDNRLIYSYVDLYELKKEQLLPLERMAEKSVDNLLTGVEKSKSIPYEKVLFALGIRHVGENIAKKLAVAYPNIDLLMNASFEDLVNQDEIGEKIAQSIIDFFSDLQNIQIIERLKNYGLQFEAVTKESTQVSDIFADMIFVVSGKFTQFSRDEIKQKIEDYGGKNGSSITGKTSVVLAGADMGPSKLEKATKLGIPIWSEEEFIEKLSE from the coding sequence ATGACTATACAAGAAAAAATCAATCAATTGCGTTCGGAATTAAACGAACACAATTACAAATATTATATCCTCGATACTCCAGAAATTTCTGATTATGAATTTGATATGAAATTGAAGGAGTTGCAAGAATTGGAAGCAAAACACCCAGAGTTTTTTGATGAAAATTCGCCAACACAAAGAGTTGGTGGAGGAATTACCAAAAATTTTGAAACCATTACGCATCAACAAAGAATGTATTCTTTGGACAATGCCTATTCGTTTGAAGAATTAAACGATTGGGAAAATCGCTTACAAAAATTGTTGGGCGATGTGCCTTTGGAATTTATGTGCGAACTCAAATACGACGGTGCATCGATTTCTATTTCGTATGAAAACGGAAAATTGGTTCGTGCCGTAACTCGTGGTGATGGTTTTCAAGGAGATGATGTTACGACCAATATCAAAACAATCAAGACTGTACCTTTGGTTTTGAAAGGAGATTTTCCTGAAAAATTTGATATTCGAGGGGAAATTATTCTGCCAATTGCAGGTTTCAACGAAATGAACGAAAAATTGATTGCTTTGGGCGAACAACCGTATTCCAACCCACGAAATACGGCATCAGGTAGTTTGAAATTACAGAACAGTAGCGAGGTGGCTCGTCGTCCGTTGGAGTGTTTGCTGTACAGTATCGTTGGGGCAAATCAGGCGTTTGAATCACAAGAGCAATCGCTAAATGCTGCAAAATCATTTGGTTTTAGAGTACCTTCTCAATCAAAAATAGCTAAAAATCTGCAAGAAGTATTCGATTTTATCAATTATTGGGATACGCATCGACATGATTTACCTTACGAAACCGATGGCGTAGTTATCAAGGTCAATCGTTTGGATTTTCAAGAAGAATTGGGATACACAGCCAAATCTCCTCGTTGGGCAATTGCCTATAAATTCAAAGCAGAACAAGCCGAGTCTGTGTTGGAAAGTATTTCGTATCAGGTGGGACGAACAGGAGCGATTACACCTGTAGCCAATTTGTCGCCAGTGCAATTGGCAGGAACGATCGTAAAAAGAGCTTCGCTGCATAATGCCGACCAAATTGAAAAATTGGATTTACGTATAGGCGATGCGGTTTTTGTGGAAAAAGGCGGTGAAATCATTCCAAAAATCGTTGGAATAAATATCGAAAAAAGAGCCGAAAACAGTCAACCATTGAAATACATTACGCATTGTCCAGAATGTAATGCACCTTTGGAAAGAAAAGCAGGTGAAGCCTTGCATTATTGTACAAACGAAGCCAATTGTCCGCCTCAAATTGTAGGAAAAATCGAACATTTCATTGGTCGAAAAGCTATGGATATTGAAGGATTGGGCGGAGAAACTGTTCAACAATTGTACGACAATCGATTGATTTACAGTTATGTCGATTTGTACGAATTGAAAAAAGAGCAGTTGTTGCCATTAGAACGCATGGCAGAAAAATCGGTCGATAATTTGCTCACAGGAGTAGAAAAATCCAAATCAATTCCTTATGAAAAAGTGTTGTTTGCCTTGGGAATTCGTCATGTAGGGGAAAATATTGCTAAAAAATTGGCAGTTGCCTATCCAAACATTGATTTGTTGATGAATGCATCGTTTGAAGATTTGGTCAATCAAGACGAAATAGGGGAAAAGATTGCACAAAGTATCATAGATTTTTTCAGTGATTTACAAAACATTCAAATCATCGAACGCTTGAAAAACTACGGATTGCAATTTGAAGCTGTTACCAAAGAATCGACGCAAGTTTCGGATATTTTTGCTGATATGATATTTGTAGTTTCGGGGAAATTTACACAATTTTCAAGAGATGAAATCAAGCAAAAAATCGAAGATTACGGAGGAAAAAACGGAAGTTCCATCACAGGAAAAACCTCTGTAGTCTTAGCAGGAGCCGATATGGGACCATCAAAATTGGAAAAAGCTACCAAATTAGGTATTCCGATTTGGAGTGAAGAAGAGTTTATTGAGAAGTTGTCAGAATAA
- a CDS encoding DPP IV N-terminal domain-containing protein gives MKKIILSGLLLVFSITHAQRNFTVQEATATHAFFPVEQLYAANWQDNEHISYLSSGQVRFHLIQKNVKTQKDKTILTREQLQTALQETIKNDTFNLQMIPFNHSWIDKNVLQFTVSGEKNKYAVQYDVNNHQIVKFVSFSNEAQEEQVAENLDFVIWLDKNNIKISKSNGETIAITNDEPTIVNGSSNTHRQEFGIDKGFWISPDQSKILFYSKNESKVSDYPLIDFSTRVATHNPIKYPMAGMTNEVVKLKIYDLKNHSTQTLDTGDVDQFLTMPTWTPDGLSVLVGVLNRNQNHLVVKQFSAKNGKPTATLFEQKSTTYVEPSNNFVFVPNSKNLFVYVTDINGYRQMYLYNTNGKLVRNLGYKDVVFKEINKITEKEIFYTGTHQNGMGKQLYKVDLKSGKTTQITKVDGTHMVKISDNNQLIFDQYSAYDKPNVVNIVNAKGVKQSTLLEAKNPYEGKINQPKVAYKTIVAADGKTPLNARIVYPIDFDANKKYPVMTYVYGGPHAQLVTNSFNYGATGFDLYMAQKGYVVFTLDNRGSDNRGRDFEHVIHRQLGQNEMADQLKGYDYLVSLPFVDKERIGVYGWSFGGFMATSLMLNHPDKYKVGVAGGPVIDWKWYEIMYGERYMDTPEQNPEGYAKTTLLDKVGNLQGRLLMIHGAQDPVVLQQHSMEFIEACIKAGKPVDYFLYPTHEHNVIGRDRAHLNHKIADYFDTHLK, from the coding sequence ATGAAAAAAATCATTTTATCAGGTTTATTATTAGTCTTTTCAATTACTCATGCACAAAGAAATTTCACTGTGCAAGAGGCAACAGCTACCCATGCTTTTTTTCCAGTTGAACAACTTTATGCGGCCAATTGGCAAGACAATGAGCATATTTCTTATTTGTCAAGTGGTCAAGTGCGTTTTCATTTAATTCAAAAAAATGTAAAAACGCAAAAAGATAAAACTATTTTGACAAGAGAGCAATTGCAAACCGCTTTGCAAGAAACAATAAAAAACGATACGTTCAATTTGCAAATGATTCCTTTCAATCATTCGTGGATTGATAAAAATGTTTTACAATTCACAGTTTCGGGCGAAAAAAATAAGTACGCAGTGCAATATGATGTAAATAATCATCAAATTGTGAAATTTGTGTCTTTTTCAAACGAAGCTCAAGAAGAACAAGTTGCTGAAAATTTAGATTTCGTAATTTGGTTGGATAAAAATAATATAAAAATTTCCAAATCAAACGGAGAAACGATTGCAATAACCAATGACGAACCAACAATTGTCAATGGTAGTAGCAATACCCACCGTCAGGAATTTGGAATAGACAAAGGTTTTTGGATTAGTCCAGACCAAAGCAAAATTTTGTTTTATAGTAAAAACGAATCAAAAGTTTCTGATTATCCGTTGATTGATTTTAGTACTCGAGTGGCAACACACAATCCTATTAAATATCCAATGGCAGGAATGACCAATGAAGTTGTGAAATTGAAAATCTATGATTTGAAAAATCATTCAACACAAACATTGGACACGGGTGATGTTGACCAATTTTTGACGATGCCTACCTGGACTCCAGACGGTCTATCGGTGTTGGTAGGAGTGCTAAATCGCAACCAAAATCATTTGGTAGTAAAGCAGTTTTCGGCAAAAAATGGAAAACCAACGGCTACTTTGTTTGAGCAAAAATCTACAACTTATGTAGAGCCTTCAAACAATTTTGTATTTGTTCCCAATTCAAAAAATTTGTTTGTTTATGTAACGGATATCAATGGGTACAGACAAATGTATTTGTACAATACCAACGGTAAATTGGTAAGAAATCTTGGGTATAAAGATGTGGTTTTTAAAGAAATAAACAAAATCACAGAAAAAGAAATTTTTTACACAGGTACGCACCAAAACGGAATGGGAAAACAGTTGTACAAAGTAGATTTAAAGTCTGGAAAAACCACTCAAATTACCAAAGTTGACGGAACTCACATGGTAAAAATCAGCGATAATAATCAATTGATTTTTGACCAATATTCAGCGTATGACAAGCCAAATGTTGTCAATATTGTCAATGCGAAAGGAGTAAAGCAATCGACTCTTTTAGAAGCAAAAAATCCGTATGAAGGTAAAATCAATCAGCCAAAAGTAGCGTATAAAACCATTGTTGCAGCCGATGGAAAAACGCCTTTGAATGCAAGAATTGTCTATCCAATAGATTTTGATGCAAACAAAAAATACCCTGTGATGACCTATGTTTACGGTGGCCCTCACGCTCAGTTGGTTACTAATTCTTTTAACTATGGAGCAACGGGATTTGACTTGTATATGGCTCAAAAAGGTTATGTCGTATTTACATTAGACAACAGAGGTAGTGATAACCGAGGACGAGATTTTGAGCATGTCATTCATCGTCAATTGGGACAAAATGAAATGGCAGATCAATTAAAAGGATACGATTATTTGGTTTCATTGCCATTTGTTGACAAAGAACGAATCGGCGTTTACGGTTGGTCTTTTGGAGGATTTATGGCTACTTCGTTGATGCTCAATCATCCGGACAAATACAAAGTAGGCGTTGCGGGTGGACCTGTTATCGATTGGAAATGGTATGAAATTATGTACGGCGAACGCTATATGGATACACCAGAGCAAAATCCAGAAGGATATGCAAAAACGACTTTGCTCGACAAAGTAGGTAATTTGCAAGGTCGCTTGTTGATGATACACGGAGCTCAAGACCCAGTGGTGTTGCAACAACACAGTATGGAGTTTATCGAAGCTTGTATCAAAGCAGGAAAACCAGTGGATTATTTCTTGTATCCTACCCACGAACACAATGTAATTGGTAGAGACAGAGCACATCTCAACCACAAAATTGCAGATTATTTCGATACACATTTAAAATAA
- the purB gene encoding adenylosuccinate lyase, with translation MLTELNAISPIDGRYRSKTQNLAPFFSEEALIKYRVLVEVEYFIALCQLPLPQLKNVNPEVFGKLRAVYENFSAEDALWIKNVEKTTNHDVKAVEYFVKHKFEEFGLQEYKEFIHFGLTSQDVNNTAIPLSTKDAFEKVYKPLLIDVIAKLKELSVEWKDVPMLARTHGQPASPTRLGKEINVFVVRLEEQLRLLNNIPFAAKFGGATGNYNAHKIAYPTNDWRAFGEKFVEKTLGLKHSFPTTQIEHYDHFAAFFDALKRINTIIIDLDRDIWTYVSMEYFKQKIKAGEVGSSAMPHKVNPIDFENSEGNLGIANAIFEHLSAKLPISRLQRDLTDSTVLRNVGVPFGHTVIAFEATLKGLNKLLLNQSKFHEDLEANWAVVAEAIQTILRRESYPNPYEALKDLTRTNETMNQELIHKFVDTLNVSDVIKAELKAITPQNYLGVEL, from the coding sequence ATGTTGACAGAATTAAATGCTATTTCGCCTATTGACGGGCGTTATCGTTCAAAAACGCAGAATTTAGCTCCTTTCTTTTCGGAAGAGGCTTTGATAAAATATAGAGTTTTAGTTGAGGTTGAATACTTTATCGCATTGTGTCAGTTGCCTTTGCCTCAATTGAAAAATGTAAATCCAGAGGTATTTGGAAAATTGAGAGCGGTTTATGAAAATTTTTCTGCTGAAGATGCACTTTGGATTAAAAATGTTGAAAAAACAACCAATCACGATGTAAAAGCTGTTGAATATTTTGTAAAACATAAATTTGAAGAGTTTGGTTTACAGGAATATAAGGAATTTATCCATTTTGGTTTGACTTCTCAGGATGTAAACAATACGGCAATTCCTCTTTCTACTAAAGATGCTTTTGAAAAGGTTTACAAACCGTTGTTGATTGATGTAATTGCAAAATTGAAAGAACTTTCTGTAGAGTGGAAAGATGTACCTATGTTGGCTAGAACGCACGGACAACCGGCTTCGCCTACGCGTTTAGGAAAAGAAATCAATGTATTTGTGGTGCGTTTGGAAGAGCAATTACGCTTGTTGAACAACATTCCTTTTGCTGCAAAATTTGGAGGAGCTACAGGTAACTACAATGCACACAAAATTGCATATCCAACTAACGACTGGAGAGCTTTTGGAGAAAAATTCGTAGAGAAAACATTAGGATTGAAACACTCATTTCCGACGACTCAAATCGAACATTACGACCATTTTGCAGCCTTTTTCGATGCGTTAAAGCGTATAAATACGATTATTATCGATTTGGATAGAGATATTTGGACGTATGTTTCTATGGAATATTTCAAGCAAAAAATCAAAGCAGGGGAGGTGGGGTCATCTGCAATGCCACACAAAGTAAATCCTATTGATTTTGAAAATTCGGAAGGAAATTTAGGTATTGCCAATGCTATTTTTGAACATTTGTCAGCAAAATTGCCTATTTCTCGTTTGCAAAGAGATTTAACGGATAGTACAGTATTGCGTAATGTGGGGGTGCCTTTCGGACATACGGTGATAGCATTTGAAGCCACATTGAAAGGATTGAACAAATTGTTGCTAAACCAATCTAAATTCCACGAAGATTTGGAAGCAAACTGGGCGGTGGTTGCAGAGGCAATTCAAACAATTTTACGTAGAGAAAGCTATCCAAATCCTTACGAAGCATTGAAAGATTTGACGAGAACCAACGAAACGATGAACCAAGAGTTGATACACAAATTTGTAGATACATTGAATGTTTCGGATGTAATAAAAGCTGAATTGAAAGCGATTACTCCACAAAATTATTTAGGAGTAGAATTATAA
- a CDS encoding peptidylprolyl isomerase yields the protein MENGIYAKITTPKGEILIKLTHDKTPGTVGNFVALAEGTLENTARPQGKPYYDGLKFHRVIADFMIQGGCPQGSGTGGPGYKFDDEFHPELKHDGPGVLSMANAGPGTNGSQFFITHIATPWLDNNHTVFGHVVEGQNVVDTVEPGDEMEKIEIIRVGQEAEKWNAVEAFRVFEGSREKRLAEEKAKKEAELDKIAAGFEKTESGLRYQFIQRGTGAKATKGKKVSVHYKGQLVNGMEFDNSYKRKQPIDFVVGIGQVIPGWDEGIMLLQVGDKARFVIPSDLGYGSRGAGGVIPPNATLIFDVELMDVK from the coding sequence ATGGAAAACGGAATTTACGCTAAAATTACGACTCCAAAAGGAGAAATTTTAATAAAATTGACACATGACAAAACGCCAGGAACAGTAGGAAACTTTGTTGCACTGGCTGAGGGAACATTAGAAAATACGGCACGTCCTCAAGGAAAACCTTATTACGACGGATTGAAATTTCATCGTGTAATTGCTGATTTTATGATACAAGGGGGATGTCCTCAAGGATCAGGAACAGGTGGACCAGGTTACAAATTTGACGATGAGTTTCATCCAGAATTAAAGCACGACGGACCAGGTGTATTGTCTATGGCAAATGCAGGACCTGGAACTAATGGGTCACAATTTTTTATCACACATATAGCAACGCCTTGGTTAGACAACAATCATACAGTATTTGGTCATGTTGTAGAAGGTCAAAATGTGGTTGATACGGTAGAGCCTGGAGATGAAATGGAAAAAATCGAAATCATCAGAGTAGGACAAGAAGCCGAAAAATGGAATGCAGTAGAGGCATTCAGAGTTTTTGAAGGAAGTCGTGAAAAGCGTTTAGCAGAAGAAAAAGCAAAAAAAGAAGCTGAATTAGACAAAATTGCAGCTGGTTTTGAAAAAACAGAAAGCGGATTGCGTTATCAATTCATTCAAAGAGGTACAGGAGCCAAAGCTACAAAAGGTAAAAAAGTATCTGTACACTACAAAGGACAATTGGTAAACGGAATGGAGTTTGACAATTCATACAAACGCAAACAACCAATCGATTTTGTTGTAGGAATTGGTCAAGTGATCCCAGGATGGGACGAAGGAATTATGTTGTTGCAAGTAGGAGACAAAGCACGTTTTGTAATTCCATCAGATTTAGGATATGGAAGTAGAGGAGCAGGAGGAGTAATTCCACCAAATGCTACTTTAATTTTTGATGTAGAATTGATGGATGTAAAATAA